The Deinococcus sp. KNUC1210 nucleotide sequence GGCGAACAGGGCGTGCTGTACGTCGAATCGGTGGGCAGCAATGCTCTCCTCACCATGATCTTCGATTCGAGCGTGCCGATTGGCCGTGTGAAGGTGTATGCCAAGAAGACCATCGCTGCCGTGTCCGGCCTGCTGCAAACCCTTCAGGACGCGCCCCCGGTGGCCTTCGACCAGAATTTTTCCGTGAGTGCCAACGCGCTCCTCGACGATCTGTTGGGTTAACGACCTGCCCCCACGAGGTAAATGAATGAGCACCATTAACTTTGCAGGCCGCGAAATCAATTGCAAGATCGTGTATTACGGTCCCGGCATGTCGGGCAAGACCACCAACCTCAAGCACGTGTTCTCGCGGGTGCCCGACCATCTGCGCGGCGAGATGGTGAGCCTGGCGACCGAGGACGAGCGCACGCTGTTCTTCGACTTCCTGCCGCTCGACCTCGGTAGCGTTCAGGGCTTCAAGACCCGCTTTCACCTGTACACCGTGCCGGGGCAGGTGTTCTACAACGCGAGCCGCAAGCTGATTCTGCGCGGTGTGGACGGCATCGTTTTCGTGGCTGACAGTGCGCCCAACCGCCTGCGTGCCAACGCCGAGAGCATGCGGAACCTGCGCGAGAACCTGCTGGAACACGGTCTGGACATTCGTACCATTCCGATGGTCTTGCAGGTCAACAAGCGCGACATCGAGGGAGCGCTGCCCACCGCCATGATCCGCGCCGTGATCGACCCGAAGAGCGAACTGAACCTGATCGAAGCCGTGGCGCATCAGGGCCAGGGCGTGTTCGAGACGCTGAAAGCCGTGAGCAAGATGGTGCTGGAACGCCTGTCACAGCCGTCTCAGGCTCAATAACCAGAGGGTGTAAGCTGGCGGGATGTTGACCCTCTCGCTGCTGCCCGCCGAATACACCGTCTGCCGCCTGCCCGCAGACTCAAGCGTCCCCGACTGGGCCATGTCGGGGACGCTGTTCTGTGTCATGAGGACGCCCGACGAACTGTCGCTGCTGTGCGGCGCAGCGCAGGTTCCCGCCGAGGTCCAGCAGCAGGCGGGCTGGACGGCCTTCAAGCTGCACGGCCCCTTCGATTTCGCCCTGACCGGCATTCTGACGAGCGTGCTGAATCCGCTGAAAGAGGCGGGCATCGGAATTTTTGCACTGAGTACCTTCGACACCGACTATGTGCTGGTGCAGCAGGCCCAGGTCGGCGCGGCGACGGCAGCGCTGCGGGCGGCGGGGCTGACCGTGCTGGAAGACAGCCACTGACCCGGCAGCGCTGACCGCACCCCGCAGGGCCGAGCAGAGGAGCCGCTCCGGATTCTGGGTCAACAGGGCCGCCGCGCTGTACTGAAGCTCGACAGCAAACACAGCCGCCCATCACGACGGATAAGCGGCTGCGTTTCAGGTGCGGGTGCTTCAGTTGGCGACGGTTGCCAGGTGCTTGTCGAGCAGCGCCTCGAAGGCACGCTTGGGCTGTGCGCCCACGACGCCCTCGACCGGCTGACCGTCTTTGAACAGGATCAGCGTGGGGATGCTCATGACGCGAAACTGCATGGCAGTCTGCTGGTTGTCGTCCACGTTGACCTTGCCCACCTTGACCTTACCCTCGTACTGGCTGGCGATTTCCTCGACCACAGGGGCGATCATGCGGCACGGGCCGCACCAGGGTGCCCAGAAGTCCACCAGGGTCAGACCCTCAGAAATCTCGCCCTTAAAATTGCTGTCCGTGAGTTCCATCGGCTTCATGGTGCAAGTCTACACTCTGTTTTCTAAAGCACCAGTGACGAACGTTAGCTTTCGACTTGAGCGGACCTTGAGGGCGACCTAATCTGCCGTATGACTCCTTCATCGGTGGTACCGCCCCAACTTCGCCCAGAGCTATGGCGCGGAGCGCAGCTGTTCGCGCAGGGTGAGTGGTGGGAAGCGCATGAGGCCTGGGAAGGCGTCTGGATGGTCGCCAGGGGCGATGAGCGTGAGTTCGTGCAGGGACTGATTCTGCTGGCGGCGGCGCTGCACAAACGCTGGCATTACGGCTCGTTGACGCACCGCAACTATCACAAGGCCCTGCGGCATCTGGAGCTGTTGCCCCGGTCTACGGCGGCGTGAATCTGGAGCAGCTTCGCCTCGATGTCTGGGCGGCGCTGCACCAGGAAGGGCTGCGGCCTGCGCTGCCAGCGGGGTAAATCCTTAAGCACAATGGACTTCCCATGTCCGGAAGCGTCCAGTATGCTGCCAGTGAGCGCCCGCTCTGAAAGGGCGGCGCGGCGCAGTTTTATTGACTTCGTTTGATTGTTTTCATTCGCGCAGCTCTCCACTGCATGAGAGTTACTTTTGCTGGCCTGGTCCTGAGCTTCCTGCACAGCGACCCTGACAGCGGCACTTCGGGGGAATGTATGGAACGTATCGGACTGTTTATTGACGGAGCAAATGTATATGCGGCGGCCAAACGCCTGGGCTGGAATTTCGACCACCGCAAGATTCTGGAGCACTTCGCGGCGATGGGCCAGCTGTACAACGCCTACTACTACACGGCGGTCCCGGTCAGCATCGACGACAAGCAGAAGCGCTTTATCGACGCCCTGACGTACATGGGCTATACGGTCCGGACCAAGACGCTGAAGGAAAGCACCGACGATCACGGCGATACCCACCGCCACGCCAACCTCGATATCGAGATCGTGACCGATCTGCTCTCGACCATCGACCGCTACGACACCGCCGTGCTGCTGACCGGTGACGGCGACTTCGAGCGCCCTGCCGAGGTGCTGCGGGCGCGTGGGAAGCGTGTGGTGGTGGCGAGCATTCCCGAGATGACGAGCTACGAACTTCGCAACGCTGCCGACGAATACGTCGATTTCAAGGACATCCGCGAGCAGGTCGAGCGCCCGGGCTACCGTCTGCCCAGCGAGGGCCGTGAGGGAAGCCGCACCGAGGCGGTTCGTCCGTTCTACATGACCGCCGCCGCCGACACGGACGAACGCTGATGAGCCTGCCGGAAGTCTCTGACCGCCTTCCGGTGGCACTGGACGCCGTGGGGGGCGATTTCGGAGCGCCGCCGCTGGTCGAGGGCGCTGTGCAGGCGGCCCGCGCAGGTGTGAAGGTGCTGCTGGTGGGCGACCGGGTGCGGCTGCATGCCGAACTGGGCAGGCATGAGGGCAGCGCTGCACTGCCGCTGGAGATCGTGGACGCCCCCGACGTGATCGGCATGGACGAACACGCCAGCGACGTGCGCGGCAGGCGCGAGGCGAGCATCAACGTGGCGAACGGACTGGTCAAGGAAGGCCGGGCCAGCGCAGTGGTGAGCATGGGGCACAGCGGGGCCAGCATGGCGAGTTCGCTGCTGACGCTGGGCCGCCTGAAAGGCGTGGACCGGCCTGCCATCCTGGCGCACCTGCCCTCGAAAACGGGCTTCGTGACGCTGCTCGACGTGGGAGCCAATGCCGACGTGAAGCCCGCGTATCTGGCGCAGTGGGCGCAGCTCGCCAGCACCTACCTGAGCGTGGTCGAAGACAAGGCCAGCCCCAGCGTCGGCCTGCTGAGCATCGGGGAGGAAGACCACAAGGGCAACGCCCTGACGCTGGAAGCGCACGCGCTGCTGCGGCAGATTCCGGGCCTGAACTTTCACGGCAACGTCGAGGGCCGCGACATCCTGAAGGGCACCACCGATATCGTCGTGACGGACGGCTTTACCGGCAACATCGTGCTGAAGCTGGCCGAGGGCGAGGCGAAAGTGCTGTTCGGCTGGGTGCGTGACGCTCTCTCCAGCAGCCTGCTGAGCAAGGCTGGAGCGCTGCTGGTGCGTTCTTCGCTGCGTGGCGTGGCGGCGCGGCTCGATCCCAGCACGTATGGAGCCAGTCTGCTGATCGGGGTCAAGGGTCTGTCGTACATCGGGCATGGCAGCGCCGATGCACGGGCCGTCAAGAATGCTCTGCTGCGGGCTGACCGGGCGCATCAGTCGAGGCTGATCGAACGCCTGACAGCCGCGATGGACGGAGGGGCAAAGGCGTAGGCATCACGGGAAACAGCGGGGCCGAAACGGATTCAACCCGTTTCGGCCCCGCTGTTCTGGCAATCTTCAGCTGACTCCGACGGCCCGTTCCTCTTCCAGCGCAGCATTTGCGCCCGTTCCCAGATAGATGTCCACGTCGGGGTATTCCAGAATCTGAAACCGGCTGTTGCGGATGGCGGGCCGGAATCCGGCGTCGTGGGCGATCCGCACGAGTTCGCGCACGGTGGCGTTGTGGCGGTGATGGTTGCCCGCCGCGCTCACCACGTTCTCTTCGAGCATGGTGCTGCCCAGATCCGACGCGCCGTAGTACAGCGCCGCTTGCGCCACCTTGAACCCCTGCGCGGGCCATGACGCCTGGATGTTGGGCACGTTGTCGAGGGCGATGCGGGCAATGGCGAGCTGTTGCAGGTACTCGTGGGCGCTGGCCCCCGGCGCCTTGCCCGCGAGCCGGGTATTTTCGGTCTGAAGGGTCCACATGGCGAAGCCGGAAAAGCCGTTGCCGTGCAGCGCCAGTGCCCGGTCCTGCTGATCGCGGATCTTGAGCAGGTGGCTGGCCCGCTGGCCGAACGTCTCGCCAAAGCCGATGACCATGGTGGAGATGGTGTACAGGCCCTTGGCCTGCGCCGCATCGAGAATCCGGAACCAGTCGTCGCTGCGGATGCGTGCTGGCGCGGCCTTGGCCCGCACATCGTCTTCCAGGATTTCACCCCCTGCGCCGGGCAGTCCGTCGAGGCCCGCCTCGATCAGCGTGTCGAGCAGTTCCTCCAGACTCAGCCCGAAGGACTTCTCCATGAACAGCACTTCTTCCGGGGAAAACGCCTCGATACGGATGCTCGGATGGTGCGCCTTGATATGCCGCAGCAGCCCGGTGTAATAGTCCAGTCCCAGCGCCGGATT carries:
- a CDS encoding ATP/GTP-binding protein, with the protein product MSTINFAGREINCKIVYYGPGMSGKTTNLKHVFSRVPDHLRGEMVSLATEDERTLFFDFLPLDLGSVQGFKTRFHLYTVPGQVFYNASRKLILRGVDGIVFVADSAPNRLRANAESMRNLRENLLEHGLDIRTIPMVLQVNKRDIEGALPTAMIRAVIDPKSELNLIEAVAHQGQGVFETLKAVSKMVLERLSQPSQAQ
- a CDS encoding ACT domain-containing protein, encoding MLTLSLLPAEYTVCRLPADSSVPDWAMSGTLFCVMRTPDELSLLCGAAQVPAEVQQQAGWTAFKLHGPFDFALTGILTSVLNPLKEAGIGIFALSTFDTDYVLVQQAQVGAATAALRAAGLTVLEDSH
- the trxA gene encoding thioredoxin gives rise to the protein MKPMELTDSNFKGEISEGLTLVDFWAPWCGPCRMIAPVVEEIASQYEGKVKVGKVNVDDNQQTAMQFRVMSIPTLILFKDGQPVEGVVGAQPKRAFEALLDKHLATVAN
- a CDS encoding DUF309 domain-containing protein → MTPSSVVPPQLRPELWRGAQLFAQGEWWEAHEAWEGVWMVARGDEREFVQGLILLAAALHKRWHYGSLTHRNYHKALRHLELLPRSTAA
- a CDS encoding NYN domain-containing protein, with protein sequence MERIGLFIDGANVYAAAKRLGWNFDHRKILEHFAAMGQLYNAYYYTAVPVSIDDKQKRFIDALTYMGYTVRTKTLKESTDDHGDTHRHANLDIEIVTDLLSTIDRYDTAVLLTGDGDFERPAEVLRARGKRVVVASIPEMTSYELRNAADEYVDFKDIREQVERPGYRLPSEGREGSRTEAVRPFYMTAAADTDER
- the plsX gene encoding phosphate acyltransferase PlsX, which codes for MSLPEVSDRLPVALDAVGGDFGAPPLVEGAVQAARAGVKVLLVGDRVRLHAELGRHEGSAALPLEIVDAPDVIGMDEHASDVRGRREASINVANGLVKEGRASAVVSMGHSGASMASSLLTLGRLKGVDRPAILAHLPSKTGFVTLLDVGANADVKPAYLAQWAQLASTYLSVVEDKASPSVGLLSIGEEDHKGNALTLEAHALLRQIPGLNFHGNVEGRDILKGTTDIVVTDGFTGNIVLKLAEGEAKVLFGWVRDALSSSLLSKAGALLVRSSLRGVAARLDPSTYGASLLIGVKGLSYIGHGSADARAVKNALLRADRAHQSRLIERLTAAMDGGAKA
- the mqnC gene encoding cyclic dehypoxanthinyl futalosine synthase; this translates as MTLPDQKPLETPASAALLEKAERGERLNHAEITALYSLPLPDVAAVAHHLRLQRSAPDTATFLIDRNINYTNICNVGCNFCAFYRTPRQKDSYTLDYDAISAKITELEAVGGTRILMQGGVNPALGLDYYTGLLRHIKAHHPSIRIEAFSPEEVLFMEKSFGLSLEELLDTLIEAGLDGLPGAGGEILEDDVRAKAAPARIRSDDWFRILDAAQAKGLYTISTMVIGFGETFGQRASHLLKIRDQQDRALALHGNGFSGFAMWTLQTENTRLAGKAPGASAHEYLQQLAIARIALDNVPNIQASWPAQGFKVAQAALYYGASDLGSTMLEENVVSAAGNHHRHNATVRELVRIAHDAGFRPAIRNSRFQILEYPDVDIYLGTGANAALEEERAVGVS